One Akkermansiaceae bacterium genomic region harbors:
- the lgt gene encoding prolipoprotein diacylglyceryl transferase, translated as MDPVIFDLVGPVKLRWYGLGYLLAFVFGYYLLRWQAKRKLWVLPEGKVADFIAYAAFFGVFMGGRLGYILFYQIPKDDFNGWNQLLADPLMVFRVWDGGMASHGGILGLMIFTLVYARKHKVSWTGVGDGLCVVAPIGLGLVRIANFINGELYGRVATGVDWAMKFPASLHEDWKDDPARLNQAFIDCEVVDPSISGQSYDYLVAQARENPQLLETLGTHLKARHPSQLYEALLEGLVLFAVLFLLRVRFPKMAHGVLTGVFFLLYAIFRIIVEGYREPDSAMIGALTKGQFYSTFMIVAGLAFIGFALWRRKKVTQLQG; from the coding sequence ATGGACCCGGTCATCTTTGATCTGGTAGGTCCGGTCAAGCTGCGGTGGTATGGCTTGGGCTACCTCCTGGCCTTTGTGTTTGGCTATTACCTCCTACGTTGGCAGGCGAAGAGAAAGCTTTGGGTTTTGCCAGAAGGCAAGGTGGCCGACTTTATTGCCTACGCTGCGTTTTTTGGTGTCTTTATGGGCGGGCGCCTGGGGTATATTCTGTTTTATCAAATCCCCAAAGATGATTTCAACGGCTGGAATCAACTGTTAGCGGATCCTTTGATGGTGTTCCGTGTCTGGGATGGTGGCATGGCCAGTCACGGCGGGATTCTTGGCTTGATGATATTCACCCTGGTTTATGCAAGGAAACACAAGGTCTCGTGGACCGGTGTCGGCGATGGACTTTGTGTGGTCGCCCCGATTGGTCTTGGGCTTGTTAGGATCGCCAACTTCATCAATGGCGAACTGTATGGCCGGGTTGCGACAGGGGTTGACTGGGCGATGAAATTCCCGGCGTCACTGCACGAGGATTGGAAAGACGACCCGGCCCGATTGAACCAGGCGTTTATTGATTGTGAGGTGGTCGATCCATCGATTTCCGGTCAAAGCTATGATTACCTGGTGGCGCAGGCACGTGAGAATCCTCAATTGCTTGAAACGCTGGGGACTCATCTCAAGGCGAGACATCCATCGCAGTTATACGAGGCATTGTTAGAGGGGCTGGTTCTCTTTGCGGTGTTGTTTTTACTGCGTGTCCGTTTTCCGAAAATGGCCCACGGGGTTTTGACGGGTGTGTTTTTCCTGCTCTATGCCATTTTCCGAATCATTGTCGAAGGGTATCGTGAACCGGACTCGGCGATGATCGGCGCTCTGACCAAGGGACAGTTCTACTCGACCTTTATGATTGTGGCCGGCCTCGCATTCATTGGCTTTGCCTTGTGGCGACGGAAGAAGGTGACTCAACTACAGGGATAA
- a CDS encoding clan AA aspartic protease, whose protein sequence is MKTSMGILWVSLCAITFGAAEMRVFTNKEGKPLEAEIVSKTDSHVKLRTPATKGGKVYTVAIATLSEKDQEFVKAWVDGAARAKELADIDLEDVMKAKGYTKVGFDEEMNHLFIDVKIDGKKGRFLLDTGAMATIMKESSAAKFDLEIKPANVQAGGVGGGAQIKGQVNAKEFEMGGAKGGEQTFYIMDLNHMPQNYASKMDGIIGGDFFKAKKAHFDYAGGVLWVKLD, encoded by the coding sequence ATGAAAACGAGCATGGGCATCTTATGGGTCTCACTGTGTGCCATTACTTTTGGTGCGGCTGAGATGCGGGTATTCACCAACAAGGAAGGTAAACCGTTGGAAGCTGAGATCGTCTCCAAGACCGATTCCCATGTGAAGCTCAGGACGCCGGCGACCAAGGGTGGGAAGGTTTACACGGTGGCGATAGCCACGCTGTCGGAAAAGGACCAGGAGTTTGTCAAAGCCTGGGTTGATGGCGCGGCGCGTGCCAAGGAGCTGGCGGATATTGACCTGGAGGATGTGATGAAGGCGAAGGGGTATACCAAGGTCGGGTTTGACGAGGAAATGAACCACTTGTTTATCGATGTGAAAATCGATGGCAAAAAAGGCCGGTTCTTGCTCGATACCGGTGCGATGGCAACCATCATGAAGGAATCATCTGCTGCCAAGTTTGATTTGGAGATCAAGCCCGCCAACGTGCAAGCGGGTGGTGTGGGTGGCGGTGCCCAGATCAAGGGGCAGGTCAATGCCAAGGAGTTTGAAATGGGTGGTGCCAAGGGCGGAGAGCAGACCTTCTACATCATGGACCTCAACCACATGCCGCAGAATTATGCCTCCAAGATGGACGGCATCATCGGAGGGGATTTTTTCAAGGCGAAAAAAGCCCACTTCGACTACGCGGGTGGGGTTCTCTGGGTGAAGCTCGACTGA
- a CDS encoding M42 family metallopeptidase: MRDKAMSLLQELTNAHGAPGFEDEIRAIFADELEGVGELSTDGNGSVFCEAGKGPRVLLTGHMDEVAFRVQNITPEGFIQFVTLGGWWPHTMLAQRVAVRTWDGRKILGVVSSTPPHFLSESQKTQLLPVDKMFIDVGASSRSDLEGNMGIRIGDPIVPVTEFTRMATPGLLMAKAFDNRVGMACAIQAAQLLSESGHPNTLIACGTVQEEVGVRGAMTAAIHAQPDVAIVLEGAPADDTPGFSRSASQGAIGNGVQVRLQDPTAIMNPALVDLVVKVAEANDIPYQLTVRNSGGTDARAFQLSGTGVPAVVLATPSRYIHTHNSMIDVQDYIAMVDLSVALVQALDQNEVDALTTYL; this comes from the coding sequence ATGAGAGACAAAGCGATGTCATTGTTACAGGAACTGACCAATGCCCATGGTGCCCCGGGTTTCGAAGATGAAATCAGAGCGATTTTTGCTGATGAACTTGAGGGTGTTGGTGAATTAAGTACGGACGGCAATGGTTCGGTATTCTGTGAGGCGGGAAAAGGTCCCCGCGTGTTACTGACGGGGCACATGGATGAAGTGGCCTTCAGGGTGCAAAACATTACCCCCGAAGGATTTATCCAGTTTGTAACCCTTGGGGGCTGGTGGCCACACACCATGCTCGCCCAGAGAGTCGCGGTGAGGACATGGGATGGGAGGAAAATCCTAGGCGTCGTCTCATCGACACCGCCCCATTTCCTTTCTGAATCACAGAAAACCCAACTGCTTCCGGTCGATAAGATGTTTATTGATGTGGGCGCGAGCAGTCGTTCCGACCTGGAGGGTAACATGGGAATTCGCATTGGCGATCCTATCGTCCCTGTGACCGAGTTCACCAGGATGGCGACTCCGGGCTTGCTGATGGCCAAGGCCTTCGACAACCGCGTCGGTATGGCCTGCGCGATCCAGGCGGCGCAATTGCTTTCCGAGTCCGGGCATCCGAATACATTGATCGCCTGTGGGACCGTGCAGGAGGAAGTGGGGGTCAGGGGGGCGATGACGGCGGCTATTCATGCGCAGCCGGATGTGGCGATCGTCCTGGAGGGGGCGCCGGCTGATGATACCCCGGGGTTTAGTCGGTCCGCTTCCCAGGGAGCCATTGGCAATGGCGTGCAGGTGAGGCTTCAAGACCCGACCGCGATCATGAATCCGGCCTTGGTGGATCTTGTCGTGAAAGTGGCTGAGGCAAACGATATTCCGTACCAGCTGACCGTCCGTAACAGTGGCGGCACCGATGCCCGGGCCTTCCAGCTTTCCGGAACGGGTGTGCCAGCGGTCGTCTTGGCAACCCCGTCACGTTATATTCACACACACAACTCGATGATTGATGTGCAGGATTACATAGCGATGGTCGATTTATCGGTCGCACTGGTGCAGGCACTGGATCAGAACGAGGTGGATGCGCTGACGACCTACCTATAA
- a CDS encoding 3-deoxy-7-phosphoheptulonate synthase, with the protein MAQVTDLHISSNIPLPAPALLLSEVERSPEQAEFMADSRQHIRNILNGEDHRLLLVCGPCSIHDTKAGIEYARKLAKLAEEVKHQIYMVMRVYFEKPRTTVGWKGMIMDPRLDGSDNIPEGLRKARLFLREVLDIGLPTATELLDPITPQYIADLISWSAIGARTTESQTHRQMASGLSMPLGFKNTTTGDLLAAVNAIKAATQPQTFLGVSEQGVASAVTTSGNPDCHIILRGGDHGPNYGADDVAVTTSLLEKHGLQPSVMIDASHANCGKKHEKMPAVFSEIVRQRAAGSDHVIGAMLESNLVAGNQKFPQPIEDLTYGQSITDQCIGWETTETIVLKAARDLKAAGVAG; encoded by the coding sequence ATGGCTCAAGTCACCGACCTCCACATCTCCAGCAACATCCCGCTCCCCGCGCCCGCGCTTCTTCTCTCCGAAGTCGAACGGTCACCCGAGCAGGCGGAATTCATGGCTGATTCCCGTCAGCATATCCGAAATATCCTCAACGGCGAGGACCACCGCCTGCTGCTGGTTTGTGGCCCGTGCTCGATCCACGATACCAAGGCCGGCATCGAGTATGCCCGGAAACTAGCCAAACTGGCCGAGGAGGTCAAACACCAGATCTACATGGTGATGCGGGTCTATTTTGAAAAACCACGCACTACCGTCGGCTGGAAAGGTATGATCATGGACCCGCGTCTGGATGGATCCGATAATATCCCGGAGGGGCTTCGCAAGGCTCGGCTTTTCCTCCGCGAGGTGCTGGATATCGGGCTGCCCACTGCCACCGAACTCCTTGATCCAATCACCCCTCAGTATATTGCCGACCTGATAAGCTGGTCGGCCATCGGTGCCCGTACCACGGAAAGCCAGACCCACCGCCAGATGGCATCAGGGCTATCCATGCCCCTCGGTTTTAAAAACACAACCACCGGTGACCTCCTTGCCGCAGTCAATGCCATCAAGGCGGCTACCCAACCACAAACGTTCCTCGGCGTCAGCGAACAAGGTGTCGCATCAGCGGTGACTACTTCCGGTAACCCCGACTGCCACATCATTTTACGCGGTGGCGACCACGGACCTAACTACGGCGCCGATGACGTAGCTGTCACTACCAGCTTGCTGGAAAAACATGGGCTGCAACCATCCGTCATGATCGACGCATCCCATGCCAACTGTGGTAAAAAACATGAAAAAATGCCTGCGGTCTTTAGCGAGATTGTCCGCCAGCGCGCAGCAGGCAGTGACCATGTGATTGGCGCCATGCTCGAGAGTAACCTGGTGGCAGGAAACCAAAAGTTTCCACAGCCCATCGAAGACCTCACATACGGCCAATCCATTACCGATCAATGCATCGGTTGGGAAACCACCGAGACCATTGTCCTGAAAGCCGCAAGGGACCTCAAAGCCGCTGGTGTCGCCGGCTAA
- a CDS encoding 3'-5' exonuclease translates to MISEQTFAAIDFESAGAERGKTDVPVQIGMATWSIDNGHADHFLSFIRTDQPITWSAQKVHGITSDDLADAPPFMTLWPRIKAVMSDRIAVAHGHGTEKRYLRAFPAHGFGPWVDTLLLSRAAWPGLESHALGDVCQHFNLENKVNTLVPNKTWHDALYDATASLILLERLIDEFNLAESSVDLLLHPDTTQWHRLRR, encoded by the coding sequence ATGATCTCCGAGCAAACCTTCGCCGCCATTGACTTCGAGTCAGCAGGCGCGGAACGTGGAAAAACAGACGTTCCCGTGCAAATTGGCATGGCCACCTGGTCGATCGATAACGGCCACGCCGATCACTTCCTCTCCTTCATCCGTACCGACCAGCCTATTACCTGGTCGGCTCAAAAAGTCCACGGCATCACCAGCGACGATCTCGCCGATGCCCCGCCATTCATGACACTATGGCCCCGGATCAAAGCCGTCATGTCGGACCGCATCGCAGTAGCACATGGTCATGGCACGGAAAAACGCTACCTCCGTGCCTTTCCGGCCCACGGGTTCGGCCCATGGGTCGATACCCTGCTCCTCTCCCGCGCCGCGTGGCCCGGACTTGAGTCACATGCCCTGGGCGACGTTTGCCAACACTTCAACCTGGAGAACAAGGTCAACACACTCGTCCCTAACAAAACCTGGCACGATGCCCTCTACGATGCCACCGCATCACTCATTCTGCTAGAACGACTGATTGATGAGTTCAACCTGGCAGAATCGTCCGTTGACCTGCTACTCCACCCCGACACCACCCAGTGGCACCGGCTGCGCCGATGA
- a CDS encoding acetyl-CoA carboxylase carboxyltransferase subunit alpha has protein sequence MKPLDFEKPIAELEHELEKLKHKAQTQDIDMSDEIIAMEGKLKNTRNRIYDDLSPWQRVQIARHTNRPFMLDYIAHVFDDFCELHGDRHIGDDHAMPGGFATLGGQRVVVIGHQKGRDTKENLLRNFGSAHPEGYRKSLRLMKLAEKFKLPVVSLIDTPGAFPGIGAEERNIAEAIGFNLREMMLLKTPTVAVVLGEGGSGGALGIGVTDRVLMMENAYYSVISPEGCAAILWKHRKHAPEAAEAMKIAAPDLGELHLIDEVIPEPKGGAHHDHQQAAENLRTAVLNQIQALQQLSMEDLLDQRYAKFRQYGEWQGE, from the coding sequence ATGAAACCTCTTGATTTCGAGAAACCCATCGCCGAGCTTGAACATGAACTCGAAAAGCTTAAACATAAGGCGCAGACCCAGGACATTGATATGTCTGACGAGATTATCGCCATGGAAGGAAAGTTGAAGAATACGAGAAACCGTATTTACGATGACCTCTCTCCATGGCAGCGTGTCCAGATCGCCCGCCACACCAACCGCCCGTTCATGCTCGATTATATTGCCCATGTATTTGATGACTTTTGTGAGCTCCACGGAGACCGTCACATTGGGGACGATCATGCCATGCCCGGTGGCTTTGCCACTCTCGGTGGCCAGCGTGTTGTAGTCATTGGCCATCAGAAAGGCCGTGATACCAAAGAGAACCTGCTGCGCAACTTTGGCAGTGCTCACCCCGAGGGGTATCGGAAATCGCTCCGGCTGATGAAGCTGGCTGAAAAATTCAAGCTTCCGGTTGTTTCCCTCATTGATACCCCGGGTGCGTTTCCCGGCATTGGTGCCGAGGAGCGCAACATTGCCGAGGCGATTGGCTTCAACCTCCGCGAGATGATGCTCCTGAAAACTCCAACCGTAGCCGTTGTGTTAGGTGAGGGTGGCTCGGGTGGTGCCCTGGGTATCGGCGTTACCGACCGGGTCCTCATGATGGAGAACGCCTATTATTCCGTGATCAGTCCAGAAGGATGTGCGGCGATTCTTTGGAAACACCGCAAGCATGCTCCCGAGGCTGCCGAGGCGATGAAAATCGCGGCTCCGGATCTCGGGGAACTTCACCTGATCGACGAGGTCATCCCGGAACCCAAGGGCGGTGCCCACCACGACCACCAGCAGGCGGCTGAAAACCTGCGCACCGCGGTGCTTAACCAGATCCAGGCACTGCAGCAGCTCAGTATGGAGGATCTCCTCGACCAACGTTATGCCAAGTTCCGCCAATACGGTGAGTGGCAGGGGGAGTGA
- a CDS encoding LysM peptidoglycan-binding domain-containing protein, which translates to MLIIKAIAALLVLGAMGGTAYLMQEYTGTVKDMPGTMMERQRKVELELKQKAEQGIRSDNEPGEKAFQRVKELLAMESMVEAEEKLKYIVSFYPSAKCAPEARRILGEINIDRLLDPEWKEGKKVITVKSGDTFTRIVNENQTTMDSLVHLSKLMRADPRSLHPGDKLTVMPLEMRLVIDVRRKTCTLWNEGEFIKEYPLLGVAYKGKGAVTRLKIGQIRGWYRGKFHPVHSEEYLASSKVVELSDKSLAIRAISKDDKGDFGNGFFLSPADMEEIPLILRPGNDVEIRN; encoded by the coding sequence ATGCTCATCATCAAAGCCATTGCAGCACTTCTTGTGCTGGGGGCTATGGGTGGAACGGCCTATCTGATGCAGGAATACACCGGCACCGTCAAAGATATGCCGGGAACGATGATGGAGCGGCAACGCAAGGTGGAGCTCGAACTCAAACAGAAAGCAGAGCAGGGGATTCGATCCGACAACGAACCGGGTGAAAAAGCGTTTCAACGGGTCAAAGAACTTCTCGCGATGGAATCCATGGTCGAGGCCGAGGAGAAGCTGAAGTATATTGTTAGTTTTTACCCATCCGCCAAGTGCGCTCCCGAGGCACGCAGGATTCTTGGTGAGATCAACATCGACCGCTTGCTGGACCCTGAATGGAAGGAGGGGAAAAAAGTGATCACCGTCAAAAGTGGGGATACATTCACCAGGATTGTGAATGAGAACCAAACAACCATGGATAGCTTGGTGCATCTGAGTAAGCTGATGCGGGCCGACCCCCGGAGCCTGCACCCTGGTGACAAGCTGACGGTGATGCCCTTGGAAATGAGGCTTGTGATCGATGTCCGGCGGAAAACATGCACACTCTGGAACGAAGGTGAGTTTATTAAGGAATACCCGCTGTTAGGCGTTGCCTACAAAGGAAAAGGAGCGGTCACCCGGCTAAAGATCGGTCAGATACGTGGCTGGTATCGTGGAAAGTTTCACCCGGTGCATTCCGAAGAATACCTCGCTTCGAGCAAGGTCGTTGAGTTGTCGGATAAATCCCTCGCCATAAGGGCGATTTCCAAGGATGATAAGGGCGACTTCGGGAATGGCTTCTTTCTTTCTCCTGCTGACATGGAAGAAATCCCGCTTATTCTTCGACCTGGAAACGACGTGGAAATACGGAATTAA
- a CDS encoding acyl carrier protein, producing the protein MSDIESKVKDIIVEQLGVSADQVKPEAKFIEDLGADSLDTVELVMAFEEEFGIEVPDEDAEKLQSVGDVVAYVNSAS; encoded by the coding sequence ATGTCTGACATCGAATCCAAAGTAAAAGATATCATCGTCGAGCAACTCGGCGTTAGCGCCGACCAAGTGAAGCCAGAAGCCAAGTTCATTGAAGACCTTGGAGCCGACTCCCTCGATACCGTCGAGCTTGTCATGGCTTTTGAAGAAGAGTTCGGCATCGAAGTGCCTGACGAAGACGCAGAGAAACTGCAGAGCGTCGGTGACGTGGTCGCCTATGTCAACAGCGCTTCCTAG